GTGAACGCGGCGTTCCCGGTGAATCTAGGTTCGCGCACCCCCGAGGTCAACGCGCGGCGCGAAATGAGCCGGCCGGCCCCCCACCACCGGACGCGGGGCTTGCGCGACCGGGCCGGCGCGTGGCACGCCCTCGACCGGCTCCGCCGCGTCGGCGGGGCCGATCCGGGGAACGACCATGTCCATCCGCCCGTCCGGCCGCGCGCCCGACCAGCTCCGTTTGATCGAGCTCACGCCGGGCTTCTCCCGCCACGCCGAGGGCTCGTGCCTGACCAAGTTCGGCGACACGCACGTGCTGTGCACCGCCAGCGTCGAGGAGCGCGTGCCGCCGTGGATGCGCGGCAAGGGCCGCGGCTGGGTCACCGCCGAGTACGGCATGCTGCCGCGCTCGACCCACACCCGCTCCGACCGCGAGGCGGCCCGCGGCAAGCAATCCGGCCGCACCCAGGAGATCCAGCGGCTGATCGGCCGGGCGCTGCGCGCCGTGGTCGATCTCGACGCGCTCGGCGAGGTGCAGATCACCATCGACTGCGACGTCATCCAGGCCGATGGCGGCACCCGCACGGCGGGCGTCACCGGCGCCTGGGTGGCGCTGCGGCAGGCGATCGACGGGCTGCGCAGCAAGGGCAAGCTCGCCAAGGATCCGATCACCGGCCAGGTCGCGGCGGTGTCGTGCGGGATCCACCAGGGCGTGCCGGTCCTCGATCTCGACTACCCCGAGGATTCGGCGGCGCAGGCCGACGCGAATTTCGTGCTCACCGGCGCCGGCGGCCTGGTCGAGATCCAGGGCACGGCCGAGAAGGATCCGTTCAGCGAGGCCGAGTTCCTCGCGCTGCTGGCGCTCGCGAAGAAGGGCGTCGGCGATCTGTGCGCCGCCCAGCGCGCCGCGCTCGGGCTGTCCTGATCGGGCGGCGCCTTCCGCGTCGCGCGACGTCGGCCGGATGACCGCCGTGCCCCGCCGCTTCACCGGTCCGACCCTCGTCGTCGCGACCCACAACGCCGGGAAGGCGGGCGAGATCGGCGTCATGCTGCGGCCGTTCGGCGTCCGCGTGGTGTCGGCCGGCGAGCTCGGCCTGCCCGCGCCCGCCGAGACGGCGACGACGTTCATCGGCAACGCCGAGCTCAAAGCGCGCGCCGCCGCGACCGCCAGCGGGCTGCCGGCGCTGGCCGACGACTCGGGGCTTTCCGTGCACGCGCTCGACGGCCAGCCGGGCCTGTACACCGCCGATTGGGAGGGACCGACGCGCGACGCGATGGTCGGCATGACCCGCATCCAGGACGCGCTGGCGGCCCGTGGCGTGCCCGGCACGGCCGACGCGCGGCGCGCGACGTTCAACTGCGCGCTGGCGCTGGCGTGGCCCGACGGGCACTGCGAGAGCGTCCTGGGCCGCATGGAGGGCGCCATCGTCTGGCCGCCGCGTGGGACCCTCGGACACGGCTACGATCCGACCTTCCAGCCCGACGGCCACGCGCTGACCTGCGGCGAGATGGACCCCGCGGTGAAGAACGCGATCAGCCACCGCGCCGACGCGTTCCGCCAGCTCGTCGCGGCGTGCTTCGCGACGGACCCGCCGTGAGCGAACCGGGGCCCCGGCGCGGCGACGAACGGTTGTTCGGCGTCTACGTCCACTGGCCCTTCTGCCTGTCGAAGTGCCCCTACTGCGACTTCAACAGCCACGTGCGCGAGGGCGTCGACCAGCGGCGCTGGCGCGACGCGCTGCGCGCCGAGCTCCGCCACTACGCCGCGTCGACCGCGGGCCGCGAGGTGACCAGCGTGTTCTTCGGCGGCGGCACGCCGTCGTTGATGCCGCCGGACACGGTCGCCGCCGTGATCGCGGAGATCCGCGCGCTGTGGCCGGTGTCGGCCGGGGCCGAGATCACGCTCGAGGCCAATCCGACCTCCGTCGAGGCCGCGCGCTTCGCCGCGCTGGGCGACGCCGGCGTCAACCGCGTGTCGCTGGGCGTGCAGGCGCTGGACGACGCGGCGCTGCGCTTCCTCGGCCGCGGCCACTCCGCCGCCGAGGCGCGCCGCGCCATCGACGTCGCGCGGCGCCATTTCGGGCGGTACTCGTTCGATCTGATCTACGGGCGGCCGGACCACACGGTGCCCGTGTGGCTGGGTGAACTGGACGCGGCGCTGGAACTGGCGGGCGACCACCTGTCGGTCTACCAACTGACGATCGAGCGCGGCACCCGCTTCTGGCAGGACCACGCCCGGGGCGCTTTCGCGATGCCCGACGACGACACCCAGGCGGCTTTGTACGAGGCGACCACCGAACGTCTCGCCGCCGCCGGCCTTCCCGCCTACGAGATCTCGAACCACGCCCGCGACGGCGGCGCGTGCCGGCACAACCTGACGTACTGGCGCTACGAGGACTACGTCGGCGTCGGACCCGGCGCGCACGGGCGGTTGACGACCCCCTCGGATGGCGCCGTCGCGAAGCGCGCGACGCGCCAGACCAGCGGGCCGGAGGCCTGGCTGGAACGCGTCGAG
The genomic region above belongs to Rhodospirillales bacterium and contains:
- the rph gene encoding ribonuclease PH, which gives rise to MRPSGRAPDQLRLIELTPGFSRHAEGSCLTKFGDTHVLCTASVEERVPPWMRGKGRGWVTAEYGMLPRSTHTRSDREAARGKQSGRTQEIQRLIGRALRAVVDLDALGEVQITIDCDVIQADGGTRTAGVTGAWVALRQAIDGLRSKGKLAKDPITGQVAAVSCGIHQGVPVLDLDYPEDSAAQADANFVLTGAGGLVEIQGTAEKDPFSEAEFLALLALAKKGVGDLCAAQRAALGLS
- a CDS encoding non-canonical purine NTP pyrophosphatase, which codes for MTAVPRRFTGPTLVVATHNAGKAGEIGVMLRPFGVRVVSAGELGLPAPAETATTFIGNAELKARAAATASGLPALADDSGLSVHALDGQPGLYTADWEGPTRDAMVGMTRIQDALAARGVPGTADARRATFNCALALAWPDGHCESVLGRMEGAIVWPPRGTLGHGYDPTFQPDGHALTCGEMDPAVKNAISHRADAFRQLVAACFATDPP
- a CDS encoding coproporphyrinogen III oxidase codes for the protein MSEPGPRRGDERLFGVYVHWPFCLSKCPYCDFNSHVREGVDQRRWRDALRAELRHYAASTAGREVTSVFFGGGTPSLMPPDTVAAVIAEIRALWPVSAGAEITLEANPTSVEAARFAALGDAGVNRVSLGVQALDDAALRFLGRGHSAAEARRAIDVARRHFGRYSFDLIYGRPDHTVPVWLGELDAALELAGDHLSVYQLTIERGTRFWQDHARGAFAMPDDDTQAALYEATTERLAAAGLPAYEISNHARDGGACRHNLTYWRYEDYVGVGPGAHGRLTTPSDGAVAKRATRQTSGPEAWLERVEAQGHATDEDSAISGPGLVVEALMMGLRLAEGVDRLRFRRVTGRDPVEACGADGLRSMVEGGFVAVDAASLRATPAGLQRLNAVLTRLLPD